From Nymphaea colorata isolate Beijing-Zhang1983 chromosome 6, ASM883128v2, whole genome shotgun sequence, a single genomic window includes:
- the LOC116255979 gene encoding GDSL esterase/lipase At1g71250-like, translating into MARTTFCFFFLCLVALLHPSYSEVVTLGKWNVPAMFVFGDSVVDGGNVVFVYPNCTTATLPYGIDFPTGPTRRLNNGKNPADFLSHLVGIPHFLPAAMDPKTTVETILYGVNCAYSGSGILDSPPGVRKLFGAGTLFISLSQQIKHFQTITIPELRTQFDNRKELSSYLAKSIFVFNSGGNDLEQECSGPVQREKCVCDEFNESLLANFTHELKIVYNLGARKFVLFGIQANGCNPQYKATLLLGNVMRALNITQLQTRIYAEKIQQSLDVQNNSQ; encoded by the exons ATGGCGAGAACAaccttctgcttcttcttcctctgccttgTTGCCCTCCTCCATCCTTCCTACTCTGAAGTTGTTACCCTAGGAAAGTGGAACGTGCCGGCCATGTTTGTGTTTGGAGACTCCGTTGTTGACGGTGGAAACGTTGTCTTTGTGTATCCCAACTGCACCACCGCTACCCTGCCGTATGGAATAGACTTCCCCACAGGTCCTACCAGAAGGTTAAACAATGGGAAGAACCCCGCTGATTTCTTGAGCCACCTCGTGGGGATTCCTCATTTCCTTCCTGCTGCCATGGACCCCAAGACCACCGTCGAGACGATCCTGTATGGAGTTAACTGCGCTTACAGTGGCTCAGGCATTCTTGACTCTCCTCCTGGTGTAAGGAAACTTTTTGGGGCAGGG ACCTTGTTTATCTCACTGAGCCAGCAAATCAAGCACTTCCAAACCATCACCATCCCTGAGTTAAGGACACAGTTTGACAACAGAAAGGAGCTGTCTAGCTATCTGGCAAAAAGCATATTCGTCTTCAACTCTGGAGGTAACGACCTCGAACAAGAGTGTAGTGGACCTGTTCAGAGGGAAAAGTGCGTTTGCGACGAGTTCAATGAGAGTCTCTTGGCAAATTTCACTCACGAACTCAAG ATCGTGTACAATTTGGGAGCTCGCAAGTTCGTCCTTTTCGGAATTCAAGCAAATGGTTGCAACCCTCAATATAAGGCGACGTTACTGTTGGGAAACGTAATGCGGGCCCTAAATataactcagctacaaactcgAATTTATGCGGAAAAAATTcagcagagtctcgacgtccagaataattctcaataa